The genomic window AATTAGTTTGCCGAGAGCTTAGTGCAATACCATGGGGCAGTCTTTCGCCACCTGCAAAATTTTCATTAGTCAATGGTTATGGTTCTGTTAGTAATGAAGCAAAGTTAATGCCGTTGACACGTGTAGTCTAAGTCTAACCTTGCTCTTTTTTGCCAGGATGGCCGCATTGACTATGGAGAGTTTGTTGCCATGATGACCAAGGGCAATATGGGAGTCGGTCGAAGAACAATGAGAAACAGCTTGAATATCAGCATGAGGGACGCACCTGGTGCATTCTGAGACTTAACACGATGTACAGCTTGTGGCTTAGCTACTTCCTCTGTCTTGCTGCCCTACAAAACCTTCTGCAATTTTTCAAGATGTTGTCAAGTGTCTGTGTGGCTGTGTTTTTCTGGGGATTCTGATTgaactcttgtgattgattccaTGAAATGCATAACAAGATGTCCATGTCACGCATGAACCCGGATTGTAAATGATGATGCTGCCCCTTGACTCTCAGAAACACTAATGTTCAGTGAACTAGCTCGCCATGTATGTCTCCAGTCTCCCCTGATTGATGACATCCATTCTTGGATGCACGCTGTATCTCAATGCAATGCGTTGCTCCGTTTGTATGAAACTGTACTTAATGTACTGTTTTCCCGATACTTGCCATGATGTAAGTATGATCTGGCGGTCTGGCCGCCTTTGTTTAGGCTGGGGCGAATCTATGGATTATGGATAAGGAATGACGGAAAAAAGATAACATCAAGATATTCTATGATGCTGTCCTCAACCAATGTCAACAAAAAGAACTACGCACGAATCCATGGTCACCACTCACCAGTAATGCCCGCAAGAGCAGGAACCACCATTGAAGTGGTGGAATCGCACGGCATCTCGAATCACGAACTCACGACCAGTCACCGAGGATATCAGCTTGATCACAGTGTGGCAGTCGCCGCAAATGCGCAGATTCTTCATGATGTGGATCGGCATCCAGGCGGGCAAGCTCATGAGCCCGAAGGCTACAGCTAGCTTCTCGCTGTGGTGAATCTCGGAGCGCGGGGAGTCAGTCCTCACGTACCCGAGGCGCGCGAtcctctccatgagctcatccaGCTTCTTCCGAATGGCGATCACCTGGGGATGGCTCACGTCATCCGCTTTAAAGACATGGACCTTGTTGTTAACCTCCATCCAGCTATAGCCCGGGTTCTTTTTTATCCCCTTGTCCCTCATCAGCTTCCTTATCTGTGCAGAATCATCAGATTTCCCAGCATCGGCATAGATCTTCGCCATAAGCATGTAGCTCCCAGAATCAGGCGAGTCCAACTCAAACACATGTTTCGCTGCAAGTTCAGCGAGCTCATTGTTGCCATGTATCTTGCAGGCGCTAagaagagctccccaaacctcaGCGGTTGGTTTCATGGGCATCTCGTCAATGAGATCCTTGGCTTCCGTCAGGTGCCCTGCACGGCCAAGAAGGTCTACCATGCATGAGAAATGCTCCAAATCTGGAGATATGTTATGGACCCTCTTCATCATATCAAAATAAGATTTCCCCTCCTGCACGAGTCCGGAGTGGCTACAGCCTGACAGAACTGCAACATAGCTTATGTAGTCTGGCTTTGCACCTCTTTTCAGTATGTCATCAAAGATCTCTATGGCTTGCTTTCCCATGCCGTGCTGTGAATAACCAGTGATCATGGCATTCCAAGATACAATATCCTTCACCTTCAGGAAGTCAAATATCTTTCGAGCTTCTAAAATCCTTCCGTACTTGGAATACATTGTTATAACTGCATTCGCAACAGATGTGTCTAAAATGAGACCAACCTTTACAGTGCGACCAATAATTTGATCACCAAGTTTGTTTGCACCTAAATCTGCACAGCCTTTGAACAATGTGACATAGGTGACCCAGTCAGGTCTAGCATCCTTCTCACTTAGCATTACCTTATACATCCTGAGGCcatcttcctcagctccatgCTGTATATATGCTCCCAACATAGCATTCCATGTAATGACATTCTTTGTTGACATGCCATCAAAGAACTCACGAGCTTTTGCGATGTTCCCTACTTGAGAATGTGCAGTAATCATGCTTGTCCATGATACAATGTCCTTTTCATTCATAAATCTGAATACAGATTCAGCACTATGGAGATTGTCACACTTTGCAGGAGATGAGAGAATTGGAGACGACGACAGCTTGAATCTGCCCACTTTTCAGACAAAGTGAATGTAGTTGCCTCCCAAGGCACAAATCCATCTTGCTGCAGCAGCCACTTATAAGAGTTGCCAATGCGAACTGATCAACTGTCATCAACTCAGCTCTCATCTGGTTGAACAATTCAACAGATTCAGTGAAACACCCATACTGCAAGAATCCCGAGATGAGAACTGTCCAAGCCACGTTGTTACGATCATGTAAAGAGTTGAACACCCCCTTAGCTTCCTTGAAACAGCCACATTTTGCATACAGTTCAACAAGAGCACTAGCAACATATGGATCAATGTGGGGTAGGTTCCGAATCACCTGAGCATGAAGTTGCTTACCCCATCCTAAAGAAGATAATCTAGCACACGCAGTAAGTGAACTAGTGTATGTTGTTGAATCAAGGCGCACACCTTTGCTTTGCATGTCCACAACCACAACCATATCAAGGGCTTCTCTGACTCGGACACTCTGAGACAATGCTGATACCATCATGTTCCATGAAACAACATCACGTTCAGGCATGCTATCAAAAAGCTCAAGACCATGGTCGACACCATATGTCTTGACATATCCCACTAGCATACTGTTCCGACAGAATATAGTGGGTTCTTTAATGCGAACAAACAACCTTGAAGCTAAATCCACAGTTCCACATCTCACAAACATGTCGACAAGGGCAGCTGCTACATCACTATCATCCTGGTGTTAGATTGATCCCAACAGTTTAGCCCAACGGCCAATTGAGTcttgatccgcgtcctgatcgggggcgcccaatcctaactatggttggtgggcccccgccGCTGGCAGCGTCCCCGATCTAGATCGGTTAGGGTTTGGGATGTAGGTGGGGTGTTTGGCGGCttaggtgaacctcgtgccttgtgccccggcccccacctgcCTTTTTATGAccctgtgcgacaggggcccaccaaccatagttAGGGTTGGACACTcctgatcagggcgcggatcaaggcccaattggccgttgggccaaacTAGtgggatcaatctaacattctcccccttgatttcACCACCTGAGTTGCCAAACACCCCACCTACATCCCAAACCCtaaccgatctagagagggggcgctgccagcgacaggAAGCGCCGCCACCGGCTTCACCCCGCCTCTGCACCGCCGCCCTACGACTGCGCCTCCACCACGTCACCGTCGCGCCTTCACCGAGTCACCACCGCACCTCCACCGCGCACCAGCGATGGCCAGCTCATCTTCGtcgaaggcggccgatggtttgcatcTCCGCACCCCCCTCTCTGTTTTTCCATTACTAGTATATGTTCTAGGGTTCACTATTTTATCCTAAATGTCAGTTAGACCTGACTAATCTACACCTAGTCGATCCTATGTAACCATCAATGGTATCAGTCGCCTGGTCTAGATGTAGATCTAGTCTTTGGGGGTAGAAATCACGAAGAAAACAGAAGGAGTGGACTCGATTCGAATCGGATTGAAACCCcactcaaaaccctaaccctaaccataaCCCTAGATGGATGGACGGAGAAGGGGAAAGACCTACCTGGTTTctcaccgccgtcgccgccgccgcgtgcGGGAAAATGCACCCGCCACTGCCTCGCCGGCACGCGGGGAGAAGCCAAGCCGCGCTCGTCGTCGTGCGCACGAGCCCCGACCGAGGGCACCATCACAAAACCGCTCGATGGTGGCGCGCTCATCCACTGGGGAGCGTGCGCTCCGGCGAGGGGACACGCGGCGGCGTCGGAGGGATCTAGGGTTTAGGGCAACTCCACCGCAGCGTCTGTGGGGGCGCAAAGAGCACCACCACGGTGCCGCTCGATGGCACCGCGCGCGGATCCAGACGCACGCGTGCACCGGCGAAGGGCGCCACGGCGGCGCCACCACGCTTCTCTCCGGCCATCGGGTTCAGGGTGAGAGTGGAAGAGAGAGCCGGCGCcgtggagaagagagagagaaaacgaaGTGAAGAATGAGCTAGGATTTTGGATGTGGCCGCGGACGCCGGTTTTTTATCTCGCGAAACGCGCGGATGATCGTCGGATGAAGATCAATGGTTTAGACCGCATCAGGCCGAAAGAGGCCCAGGCAAGATCGAACattcctggcccaggcccaggttgtgccCTGGGAGCGGGGCAGCGGGTGCGCGTTGTGTTGGGACGCTGCTGggccgcgagcgcgggcggcatTTTGCCGCTGGGCCGAGCACTGTTTCAACGGGCTAGGCCAAATGAACAGTATAAACTGTGTTATGGTTTTATGCatttttagaagcaaattttaatgatttttttgtctaatttaaatctctgtcaaaatttgaaccaacggagtaattttttttcaaagagtagatgagtacagtaaaatgcttctaaaaagtagataaaTAATTTTTCAATGTTTCTGTTGCAAAGTtcatgtttattatcttctaattaaattcgaaccaaagagagaatttaatttgaagagcagttaaattttatttagtaaattatgatattgttatttttcttaccaacgttgataataacaatattataatgtttatttataagttttccatgcattgattctatttctgcccaacggtgatatagaattagtgtataagaatgttgtatgttttaattttgaccaacgttaaattaaatcATGCAATTTCTGTCTCTGATggtgtttttcaggactcaacccaatggcttttatctcgcacataccgcatcttgaagggggcaactatagggtatgacgagagaagtatgaactaaCACTTATGCTGTCtaaaaatgacctagcgcttacctccccgtgtcctactgagcgagtggacccggtgagggaaAAAATGAGCCTGATGCTGATTTCATTGCTCGGCATCGAGATCATACAGAATTGCGGATGAAATATGATCTCGAACGCAAGAAATAGGATATTTCAAactgcaagtgcttgatggtggctaagtccactatttTAGATGCGATAAGAGGGTCTATCTCAGATTATGATACCACCACGGAGTAtcttaagaaagtggagagtcagtttactaGCTCTTTaaaggcttatgccagtactttgatcaagaaattgttcaattaaaaatacactggtggcggtatcagagagcacatactgaagatgagcaacacggtttcgaagctgaagccaatggatttggggctcaaggatgagttccttattcaTTTGGTTTTTTGCTTCCTTGTCCAAAGAATGTGAATTTTTTGTTGTAaactacaacatgcagcccgataagtaggatatagagaagctcattgaaatgtgtgttcaagaagaggagagacTAAAAAGCTCaaagggtgactctgctaaccttgtgaaggacaacaacaagaagaacttcaataagaataTCAAACCTCAAGGAAAAGCCCCTCAGACTGAGCACCATTAGAAGAACAACAATGCCCAAGTTAAAAAAAGATCAGTGCAAATAGTGCAAGCAGCGTGGACATTACTagagggactgtccagacttTCTGAAAAGCCTTgtgaagagaggtgaggatttcattacattcatagatgaatccttgtatttaagttatgcaaaatctacttggtggattgattcaggtgcaactgttcatgttgcaaattcattacagggattccgtacgaggagaaccctgcaaagaggagaaagaagaattaaagttacaaatagagttgaagctgaagccattggagatctttctCTAAAATTAGATGATGATTTTAGACTTCAGCtttcaaatattctttatatACCCTCTTCgcgtagaaacttgataagtgtttcaagattagacgatgatggatatgattgccattttggtaatggcaaatgtcggattatgattaataataagtgtgttggtcttgccttccgacaagacaagctttatttattatcactttctgagaatgtgaatgatgtgagcactgagaatgagaatgctttaTCATCTATGAATACAACAAATAAGCagaagagagtgcatgatgtatcttcaaaattatgacactgtcgtttaggccatatttcaaggggggaATAGagtgattgattaagaaatcaattcttccgcctttagaatttttagatttagattaatacattgattgcataaaaggaaaatacattaagaaaataaagaaagatgccaaatgaagcgcagaaattttagaaataattcacacagacatctgtggtcctttttctataaagagtgtggatggttatgattcatttataacattcacagatgattattcttgttttagctatatttatccaattaaggaaagatcagaagcattgaataaatttaagatattaaaggctgaagtagaaaatcaacacaacttaaagattaaggtagtaaggtccgaccatggaggagagtactacggtcaacACACCCTATATGGGCAAGTTCCTAgaccctttgcaaggttcttatagaaaaatggcatagttgctcagtattctacaccggacgaGCCTCAGCaaaatagagtagctgaaagacgcaactgTACCTTAATGAATATGCTGAGAAggatgataagttactctaccctactaataaatttatgtttggaggcgttaaaaaccaccattcatattcttaatcgagtgccaagcaaatcggtgtccaaaacaccgtatgagtcgtggacaggaaaggaaccctcacttaactatttatgtGTGTGGAGTTGTTcagctgaggcaaaagtctttaacccaaacatagagaagctagactccaaaacagttagttgccatttcattggctatccagaaaaagGTTACCGCTTCTATTGTTCTGAcagacaaacgaagtttgtagaGACAAAACATGATATGTTCttagaggatgatatgatcagggggagcatggttgCGCGAGAAATTAATTTTTAAGAGAAACGGGTATACACGGCCACTTCGATGGTTCAGGAACCATTCTTCATGCTACGTGTTGTTgctgtaccaacagtgcaagacactgtagtaacagcccctgttgttagttctcctgtggcaacaatgaatgaacatgaggaacctgtcatTCAGGA from Miscanthus floridulus cultivar M001 chromosome 11, ASM1932011v1, whole genome shotgun sequence includes these protein-coding regions:
- the LOC136492275 gene encoding pentatricopeptide repeat-containing protein At3g24000, mitochondrial-like — encoded protein: MVASPWPPPPPPPPPAVASPVTQAFADALRSCGALTGARALHGRLVAVGLASAVFLQNTLLHAYLSCGALSDARRLLLTDVAHPQRHHPQRHAEWDDSDVAAALVDMFVRCGTVDLASSMLVGYVKTYGVDHGLELFDSMPERDVVSWNMMVSALSQSVRVREALDMVVVVDMQSKGWGKQLHAQVIRNLPHIDPYVASALVELYAKCGCFKEAKGVFNSLHDRNNVAWTVLISGFLQYGCFTESVELFNQMRAELMTVDQFALATLISGCCSKMDLCLGRFMNEKDIVSWTSMITAHSQVGNIAKAREFFDGMSTKNVITWNAMLGAYIQHGAEEDGLRMYKVMLSEKDARPDWVTYVTLFKGCADLGANKLGDQIIGRTVKVGLILDTSVANAVITMYSKYGRILEARKIFDFLKVKDIVSWNAMITGYSQHGMGKQAIEIFDDILKRGAKPDYISYVAVLSGCSHSGLVQEGKSYFDMMKRVHNISPDLEHFSCMVDLLGRAGHLTEAKDLIDEMPMKPTAEVWGALLSACKIHGNNELAELAAKHVFELDSPDSGSYMLMAKIYADAGKSDDSAQIRKLMRDKGIKKNPGYSWMEVNNKVHVFKADDVSHPQVIAIRKKLDELMERIARLGYVRTDSPRSEIHHSEKLAVAFGLMSLPAWMPIHIMKNLRICGDCHTVIKLISSVTGREFVIRDAVRFHHFNGGSCSCGHYW